In Fluviicola taffensis DSM 16823, the following are encoded in one genomic region:
- a CDS encoding DUF2341 domain-containing protein has product MKYSLILFTLIISFTGLSQITGWNHSDPITILEHSGNTITNYQLKLTIDTQTPILNGEMLATGDDIRFSSKCNGGDLLNYWIESGINTTSTQIWVKIDTIPANGGKTIYLNYGNASATALSAINGTFVGPHSSTDSVSNGGAGGVGDSQRGFRFYPNEDILVTAFGKREPTGTTRYITLFDNTTQAIILQRQITGPAGQYSYQDIPSPIWLIQGTQYLLEMYQTSTDGYYFGTSSQIGQHLTYLDMRYCNGCDQNTFPTNYLNDIHYGVPDFWYYSKTNVSPSPTYEFGHFKTRMPDDQLICLNDSSALNLELLGGQAPFEVQWMGTDLTNDTILQPISYTSDTLEYHVTVTDACGFSRIDSITINVGSLPVSNLQASSTILCDGEWSELTVNPIYDVIWDDNSTEDSLVVSPQITTTYHVQTTNNYGCHSIDSIQIIFNVPVYRTQLIHKCFGESYSIGNHTYALNGTYIDTLSGISNCDSIITTELTFQEEIDSEIQQIGLTLVADVGGTGYQWVNCTNGNSPITGATSSFYEATQNGIYAVITTIGSCSTLSNCISITTVGLEELDEIENISLYPNPTSGNLTIESSETQELVILDAIGNRVHKEMIIAGKIKQINLEDLGAGIYYLQSKTKVIRFVIQ; this is encoded by the coding sequence ATGAAATATTCACTGATTCTTTTTACACTCATTATCAGCTTTACCGGATTATCACAAATTACTGGTTGGAACCACAGTGACCCAATCACAATTTTGGAACATTCAGGAAATACAATCACTAACTATCAATTAAAGCTTACTATCGATACGCAAACTCCCATTTTAAATGGAGAAATGTTAGCAACTGGAGATGACATCCGTTTTTCAAGCAAATGCAATGGAGGTGATCTTTTGAATTACTGGATTGAATCAGGTATCAATACCACTTCTACTCAAATTTGGGTAAAAATAGACACCATCCCGGCAAATGGGGGCAAAACCATTTATTTGAACTATGGAAATGCTTCTGCAACTGCACTATCTGCAATTAACGGAACTTTCGTTGGACCTCATTCTTCAACAGACAGTGTTTCTAATGGGGGTGCTGGAGGAGTTGGAGATAGTCAACGTGGTTTTCGTTTCTACCCGAATGAAGATATTTTAGTAACTGCTTTTGGCAAAAGAGAGCCAACTGGAACAACTCGTTACATCACCCTATTTGATAATACAACACAAGCGATTATCTTACAAAGACAAATAACAGGACCTGCTGGACAATATTCATATCAAGACATTCCATCACCTATTTGGTTAATTCAAGGAACACAATACCTATTAGAAATGTACCAAACAAGTACAGATGGATACTATTTTGGAACCAGCTCTCAAATTGGTCAACACTTGACATATCTTGATATGCGTTATTGCAACGGCTGTGATCAAAATACGTTTCCAACCAATTATTTGAACGATATTCATTATGGCGTTCCTGATTTTTGGTACTACTCTAAAACCAATGTAAGCCCAAGTCCAACTTATGAATTCGGTCATTTCAAAACCAGAATGCCTGACGATCAACTTATTTGTTTGAATGATTCTTCCGCGTTGAACTTAGAGCTCCTTGGAGGACAAGCACCATTCGAGGTCCAATGGATGGGAACCGATTTAACAAATGATACTATTCTTCAACCAATTAGTTACACTTCCGACACATTGGAATATCATGTTACTGTTACAGACGCATGCGGCTTTTCCCGAATAGATTCCATAACAATCAATGTTGGAAGTTTACCTGTTTCAAATTTGCAAGCCTCTTCAACAATTCTTTGCGATGGAGAATGGTCAGAACTAACAGTTAATCCTATTTACGATGTGATTTGGGATGATAACTCAACAGAAGATTCGTTGGTTGTTTCTCCGCAAATAACCACTACATACCACGTTCAAACCACAAATAATTACGGATGTCATAGTATAGATTCGATTCAAATTATATTCAACGTTCCCGTTTACAGAACTCAATTAATCCACAAATGTTTTGGAGAAAGTTATTCTATCGGAAATCACACATATGCTCTAAATGGAACCTATATTGATACACTTTCAGGAATTTCCAACTGTGATAGTATTATCACTACGGAATTAACTTTTCAAGAAGAGATTGATTCTGAAATTCAACAAATTGGACTAACCTTGGTTGCTGACGTTGGCGGAACTGGATACCAATGGGTAAATTGTACAAATGGAAACTCCCCAATCACAGGTGCAACGAGTTCTTTCTACGAGGCAACACAAAATGGCATTTATGCTGTAATAACAACGATCGGATCTTGTTCAACACTTTCAAACTGTATTTCAATAACAACCGTTGGATTAGAAGAATTGGATGAAATTGAAAACATCTCCTTGTATCCCAATCCAACTAGCGGAAATTTAACAATTGAATCTTCCGAAACGCAAGAATTAGTAATTCTTGATGCAATTGGAAATCGTGTTCACAAAGAAATGATTATAGCGGGGAAAATCAAGCAAATAAACCTTGAGGATTTAGGTGCAGGAATCTATTATTTGCAGTCTAAAACTAAAGTGATTCGATTTGTGATCCAGTAA
- a CDS encoding succinate dehydrogenase cytochrome b subunit, producing MSKSGIFTSSLAKKYWMALTGLFLITFLVGHLLGNMQLITKTGEEGRRAFNEYAYFMGHNIFIKILAYVTYASILAHAIIGLYLAVQNKKARPQNYAYNKPNTNSGTASRNMAVLGTIILVFICTHMANFWYKQKVAETVALHTVERPITMPIGQDPMSGQPMMGTFDVTYYLTTNGTYEADYGYFKPEKAYVTIKNGQLTNVTKTLAEAKRFKVGEHDDLIETSTNLKAAQGYKDLHTVVMNFFGHSEQGLPTNEYALWAVIGYVISMLVLMFHLWHGFASSFQSLGLNHQKYNGVITFTGKAFAIVVPLLFAIIPVLIYLNR from the coding sequence ATGAGTAAATCTGGAATATTTACGTCCTCATTAGCAAAGAAGTATTGGATGGCACTTACTGGGCTTTTCCTAATAACCTTTCTCGTTGGACACTTGCTTGGAAACATGCAACTAATTACTAAGACAGGAGAAGAAGGTAGACGTGCATTCAATGAGTACGCTTACTTCATGGGCCACAACATCTTTATCAAGATTTTGGCTTATGTTACTTATGCTTCTATTTTAGCACATGCTATTATTGGATTGTACTTAGCTGTACAAAACAAAAAAGCGCGTCCGCAAAACTATGCTTACAACAAACCAAACACGAACTCAGGAACTGCTTCTCGTAACATGGCTGTTTTGGGAACAATTATCTTGGTGTTTATTTGTACACACATGGCAAATTTTTGGTACAAGCAAAAAGTAGCTGAAACAGTTGCTTTGCATACCGTTGAAAGACCAATCACAATGCCTATTGGCCAAGACCCAATGTCAGGTCAGCCAATGATGGGAACATTTGATGTGACTTACTATTTGACAACGAATGGAACATACGAAGCAGATTACGGGTATTTCAAACCAGAAAAAGCGTATGTTACTATCAAAAATGGTCAACTTACAAATGTCACTAAAACACTTGCTGAAGCGAAACGTTTCAAAGTTGGTGAGCACGATGATTTAATCGAGACTTCCACAAACTTGAAAGCTGCTCAAGGATACAAAGATTTACATACCGTGGTGATGAACTTCTTCGGTCATTCTGAACAAGGTCTTCCAACAAACGAATACGCACTTTGGGCAGTTATTGGTTATGTTATCTCCATGTTGGTATTGATGTTCCACTTGTGGCACGGATTTGCTTCTTCTTTCCAATCATTGGGGCTCAACCATCAAAAATACAATGGGGTGATTACGTTTACTGGTAAAGCTTTCGCAATCGTTGTTCCTTTGCTCTTTGCGATTATTCCAGTACTCATTTATTTAAATAGATAA
- a CDS encoding succinate dehydrogenase/fumarate reductase iron-sulfur subunit gives MASKTININLKIWRQKNVNSKGSMETYKLDNVSTDSSFLEMLDQLNEQLVNDRQEPIAFDHDCREGICGMCSLYINGEAHGPDRAVTTCQLHMRKFKDGETIYVEPWRAKAFPVIKDLVVDRSAFDRIQQAGGFVSVNTSGRTMDANAIPIGKAEADKAFEAATCIGCGACVASCKNASAMLFVSAKVSQLALLPQGQVEAQQRVLNMVKQMDEEGFGNCTNTGACAVECPKEISLENIARMNREYLVAMVSAE, from the coding sequence ATGGCATCAAAAACAATAAATATAAACCTGAAGATTTGGCGTCAAAAGAACGTGAATTCAAAAGGAAGTATGGAAACATACAAATTGGACAACGTTTCAACGGATAGTTCATTCTTAGAAATGTTGGATCAATTGAACGAGCAATTAGTGAACGATCGTCAAGAACCAATCGCATTTGACCACGATTGCCGTGAAGGAATCTGCGGAATGTGTTCATTGTACATCAACGGAGAAGCTCATGGTCCAGACCGCGCAGTTACAACTTGTCAGTTGCACATGCGTAAATTCAAAGACGGTGAAACTATTTATGTAGAACCTTGGAGAGCAAAAGCATTCCCAGTAATCAAAGATTTGGTTGTTGACCGTTCAGCATTTGATCGTATCCAACAAGCAGGAGGGTTCGTTTCTGTAAACACTTCTGGACGTACCATGGATGCAAATGCTATTCCAATCGGAAAAGCGGAAGCTGACAAAGCATTTGAAGCAGCAACTTGTATTGGTTGTGGAGCTTGTGTTGCAAGCTGTAAGAACGCTTCTGCGATGTTGTTCGTTTCTGCGAAAGTATCCCAATTGGCATTGTTGCCGCAAGGGCAGGTTGAAGCTCAGCAACGTGTTTTAAACATGGTCAAACAAATGGACGAAGAAGGATTCGGAAACTGTACCAACACAGGTGCTTGTGCTGTTGAATGTCCGAAAGAGATTTCTTTGGAGAACATTGCACGCATGAACCGCGAATATTTGGTTGCAATGGTTTCGGCAGAGTAA
- a CDS encoding fumarate reductase/succinate dehydrogenase flavoprotein subunit, with translation MSILDSKIPEGHISQKWTDYKDHLRLVAPNNRPKIDVIVVGTGLAGAAAAASLGEMGYNVKAFCFQDSPRRAHSIAAQGGINAAKNYQNDGDSIFRLFYDTIKGGDYRAREANVHRLAEVSGNIIDQCVAQGVPFAREYGGLLDNRSFGGTQVQRTFYAAGQTGQQLLLGAYSAISRQIGLGNVQMYNRHEMLDLVKVDGKARGIIARNLITGEIERHSAHAVILCTGGYGNVYFLSTNAMGSNVTAAWKAHKRGAYFANPCYVQIHPTCIPVHGTNQSKLTLMSESLRNSGRIWVPKKKEDAEAIRAGQMRPTEIAEEDRDYYLERRYPAFGNLVPRDVASRAAKERCDAGFGIEANDTMEGVYLDFSAEIKAKGKQAALTSGNHNPSEEEIIKLGKKWVEEKYGNLFQMYEKITDENPYETPMKIYPAVHYTMGGVWVDYNLQSTIPGCFVAGEANFSDHGANRLGASALMQGLADGYFVLPYTVSDYLAGDIRTGKISTDSPEFEEAENHVKDLISKFLTNNGSKTVDHFHKRLGHIMWNKVGMGRNVQGLTEAISEIAALREEFYKEVYVPGDANELNPELEKALRVADFMELGQLMARDALQRNESCGGHFREEYQDAEGETLRDDENFNFVGAWEYNGMDINQSELHKEVLNYEYIKIAARNYK, from the coding sequence ATGTCTATTCTAGATTCAAAAATACCAGAAGGTCACATTTCACAAAAATGGACCGACTACAAAGACCACTTGCGCTTAGTTGCTCCAAACAATCGTCCGAAAATTGACGTAATTGTTGTTGGAACAGGTTTGGCAGGAGCAGCAGCAGCAGCCTCTCTTGGAGAAATGGGATACAATGTGAAAGCATTTTGTTTCCAAGATTCTCCACGTCGTGCGCATTCTATTGCAGCTCAAGGTGGTATCAATGCAGCAAAAAACTACCAAAATGACGGAGATTCTATTTTCCGTTTGTTCTACGATACAATCAAAGGTGGTGACTACCGTGCTCGTGAAGCAAACGTTCACCGTTTAGCAGAGGTTTCTGGAAATATCATTGACCAATGTGTTGCTCAAGGTGTTCCATTTGCACGCGAATATGGAGGTTTGTTGGATAACCGTTCATTCGGTGGTACACAAGTTCAACGTACTTTCTACGCAGCAGGACAAACAGGACAACAATTATTGTTGGGAGCGTATTCCGCTATTTCACGTCAAATTGGATTAGGGAATGTACAAATGTACAACCGCCATGAGATGTTGGATTTAGTGAAAGTAGACGGAAAAGCACGTGGAATCATTGCTCGTAACTTAATTACTGGTGAAATTGAACGTCATTCAGCTCACGCTGTAATTCTTTGTACGGGTGGTTACGGAAACGTTTACTTCCTTTCTACCAATGCAATGGGATCTAACGTAACAGCAGCTTGGAAAGCACACAAACGTGGAGCTTACTTCGCTAATCCATGTTACGTACAAATTCACCCAACATGTATTCCTGTTCACGGAACGAACCAATCGAAATTGACCTTGATGTCAGAGTCATTGCGAAATTCTGGTCGTATTTGGGTACCGAAGAAAAAAGAAGATGCAGAAGCAATTCGCGCTGGACAAATGAGACCAACAGAAATTGCGGAAGAAGATAGAGATTATTACTTGGAACGCCGTTACCCAGCATTTGGAAACTTAGTTCCACGTGATGTAGCTTCACGCGCAGCAAAAGAGCGTTGTGACGCAGGATTTGGAATTGAAGCAAACGACACCATGGAAGGTGTTTATTTGGATTTCTCAGCTGAGATTAAAGCAAAAGGAAAACAAGCTGCTCTTACTTCAGGAAACCACAATCCTAGTGAAGAGGAAATTATCAAATTGGGTAAAAAATGGGTAGAAGAGAAATACGGAAACTTGTTCCAGATGTATGAAAAAATTACAGATGAGAACCCGTATGAAACTCCAATGAAAATTTATCCAGCAGTTCACTACACGATGGGTGGTGTTTGGGTTGATTACAACTTACAATCAACAATCCCAGGTTGTTTCGTTGCTGGTGAAGCAAATTTCTCAGATCACGGTGCAAACCGTTTAGGAGCTTCTGCTTTGATGCAAGGATTGGCAGATGGATATTTCGTATTGCCATACACTGTTTCCGATTATTTGGCTGGTGATATCCGTACGGGGAAAATTTCTACTGATTCACCTGAATTCGAAGAAGCAGAAAACCACGTGAAGGATTTGATTTCAAAATTCTTAACGAACAACGGATCAAAAACTGTTGATCATTTCCACAAACGTTTGGGTCACATTATGTGGAACAAAGTAGGTATGGGAAGAAACGTACAAGGATTGACAGAAGCTATTTCAGAAATTGCAGCATTGCGTGAAGAGTTTTACAAAGAAGTTTACGTTCCAGGTGATGCAAATGAATTGAATCCGGAATTGGAGAAAGCACTTCGCGTAGCTGACTTCATGGAATTGGGTCAATTGATGGCAAGAGACGCTCTACAACGTAACGAATCTTGTGGTGGACACTTCCGTGAAGAATATCAAGATGCAGAAGGTGAAACTTTACGTGACGACGAAAACTTCAACTTCGTTGGAGCATGGGAGTACAACGGAATGGACATTAATCAATCCGAGTTACACAAAGAAGTATTGAACTACGAGTACATCAAAATCGCTGCAAGAAATTATAAATAA
- a CDS encoding SCO family protein — MRVLIVALIFIVGITVAYFLNQPSEKPLKIYNPVDVESEMVEKDLARKGYGHTIQEFSFTDQTGKSYGSKDLKGKIYVAEYFFTTCGTICPRMNQEMMRVQKAYQRNEQFKILSFTVDPETDSVAQMKIYADGHGADPKQWHFLTGDKKDLYKLARRSFFVLKPAEAANQGDVGSDFIHTNYFVLVDTKKQIRGYYDGTSSKEVDKLIGDIGKLLEEK, encoded by the coding sequence ATGCGTGTTTTAATTGTTGCCCTCATTTTTATTGTTGGAATTACGGTTGCTTATTTTTTGAATCAGCCCAGTGAGAAACCCTTGAAAATCTACAATCCTGTAGATGTGGAATCAGAAATGGTTGAAAAGGATTTGGCTCGCAAAGGGTATGGACATACCATTCAGGAATTTTCATTTACAGATCAAACAGGTAAGTCTTACGGATCAAAAGATTTGAAAGGAAAAATCTATGTTGCCGAATATTTCTTTACGACTTGTGGAACAATCTGTCCAAGAATGAATCAAGAAATGATGCGGGTTCAAAAAGCATATCAAAGAAACGAACAATTCAAAATTCTTAGTTTTACAGTTGATCCAGAAACAGATTCTGTGGCACAAATGAAAATCTATGCAGATGGACACGGAGCAGATCCCAAACAATGGCATTTTCTGACTGGAGACAAAAAAGACTTATATAAACTCGCACGCAGAAGCTTCTTTGTTCTGAAACCAGCTGAAGCAGCTAATCAGGGTGATGTAGGCTCCGATTTCATTCACACCAACTATTTTGTCTTAGTGGATACCAAGAAACAAATTCGCGGATATTACGATGGAACAAGTTCCAAAGAAGTGGATAAACTGATTGGGGATATCGGGAAGCTTTTGGAAGAAAAATAG
- a CDS encoding PA domain-containing protein translates to MKKLLLSLALGLVGSSAMSQVIFSVEAPVAIEGFYDFSTTGTGWGLPNLNGYLLIDTVKLADDLTTNGVNAQGNPASATGCNTLPANSLAGKVALVFRGDGGTPGIGACEFGTKALKCQQAGAVAVIIVNRDATTLAMSPGSQTPTTDGSLVTIPVIMINLAAGQGILNQLTNNVPVVVLIGDKSGYYGDDVTTFDNNCVRARFGSKPVALTQNASEFSLNPGTWVYNNGSNDQTNVLLTTTIKRNGTSIYTEVSTPRDIISGDSVFMTTPTFSSASYAVGNYELTYSLALTGTDEFLGDNTSTNYFSISDSLWSLVRLDAAPGKVVAKDGFYRATTPPTGTFETCITLKDPNASRVAMDGVYFGGLVPGTASEDTLITLDGFEVSWSLYTWNDNNKTIASGTFSAINEVANGTYNYPEPADALEEATVFIPINNGPYRFLNNQDYLLCISSYIPKLYMAFSTEDYYDYAIKADNLIRFPFRNNSTTWTPQGFSISASIAIRTGATLSVDENELVNASAFPVPAKEVITVKVKAAGDATLKIVDMAGRLVSTQAVTIENGEFQTSVEGMNSGSYVFTLDYSNGTTSRFNVVVSK, encoded by the coding sequence ATGAAAAAACTTTTACTTTCCCTTGCGTTAGGGTTGGTAGGTTCATCTGCAATGTCACAAGTGATATTCTCAGTTGAAGCTCCAGTCGCTATCGAAGGATTTTATGATTTTAGCACAACCGGAACCGGTTGGGGGCTACCAAACCTAAACGGTTATCTACTCATTGACACCGTTAAACTAGCAGATGATTTAACAACAAATGGAGTTAACGCTCAAGGAAATCCTGCATCTGCAACAGGATGTAATACTTTACCTGCGAATAGTTTAGCTGGAAAAGTAGCGTTAGTATTCCGTGGTGATGGAGGTACTCCAGGAATTGGAGCGTGTGAATTTGGTACAAAGGCATTGAAATGTCAACAAGCAGGTGCAGTTGCTGTAATCATTGTTAATCGCGATGCAACGACATTAGCAATGAGCCCTGGATCACAAACACCTACAACAGATGGATCATTAGTTACAATTCCTGTAATCATGATTAATTTAGCTGCAGGACAAGGGATTTTAAATCAACTTACGAATAATGTACCTGTTGTTGTATTGATTGGCGATAAATCTGGTTATTATGGTGATGACGTCACAACATTTGACAACAATTGTGTTCGAGCTCGTTTTGGTTCAAAACCAGTTGCTTTAACACAAAATGCTTCTGAGTTTTCTTTAAATCCTGGAACATGGGTTTACAATAATGGTAGTAACGACCAAACAAATGTTCTTTTAACTACTACTATTAAACGTAACGGTACTTCTATTTATACAGAAGTATCTACTCCCAGAGATATCATATCTGGAGATTCCGTATTTATGACAACTCCTACATTTTCAAGTGCATCTTATGCTGTAGGGAATTACGAATTAACGTATTCACTTGCATTAACTGGAACAGATGAGTTTTTGGGTGACAATACGTCTACTAACTATTTCAGCATTAGTGATTCGCTTTGGTCATTGGTTCGTTTGGATGCAGCTCCAGGTAAAGTAGTTGCAAAAGACGGTTTCTATCGTGCTACAACACCTCCTACTGGTACATTTGAAACGTGTATTACTTTAAAAGACCCTAATGCAAGCAGAGTTGCAATGGATGGTGTCTATTTTGGTGGATTGGTTCCTGGTACTGCATCAGAAGATACATTAATCACACTTGATGGTTTTGAAGTGTCTTGGTCTTTGTATACTTGGAATGACAATAATAAAACAATTGCATCTGGAACATTTAGTGCAATCAATGAGGTGGCTAATGGTACTTACAACTATCCAGAGCCTGCAGATGCATTGGAAGAAGCAACAGTATTTATTCCAATTAACAATGGACCATACCGTTTTCTGAATAATCAAGATTATTTATTATGTATCTCGAGCTACATACCAAAATTATATATGGCTTTCAGTACAGAAGATTATTATGATTATGCGATCAAAGCAGATAATTTAATTCGCTTCCCATTCCGTAATAACTCAACTACATGGACACCACAAGGTTTCAGTATCTCGGCTTCCATAGCAATTAGAACAGGTGCTACTCTTAGTGTGGATGAAAACGAATTAGTGAATGCTTCTGCATTCCCAGTTCCTGCGAAAGAAGTCATCACTGTAAAAGTAAAAGCTGCTGGTGATGCAACATTGAAAATTGTTGATATGGCTGGTCGTCTCGTTTCTACTCAAGCAGTAACAATTGAAAATGGTGAATTCCAAACTTCAGTTGAAGGAATGAATAGTGGAAGTTACGTATTCACATTAGATTATTCAAATGGTACTACTAGCCGCTTCAATGTGGTTGTATCTAAATAA
- a CDS encoding glucose transporter codes for MQTTKTNYGALSTLTTVFFFWGFIAAGNNIFIPFCKHYFNLDQFQSQLIDFAFYGAYYLGALGLFVFSTVTGRDLVSTWGYKKSIVQGLLFSALGAAMMIISVYLNVFAAMLFGLFIVALGFSLQQTSANPFMISLGDEKTGSNRINLGGAINSLGTNIGPIIVSIALFSTTAAIRDEEIQALGLSKVVVLYACVGCLFLGIAALFAFSKKLPSGKLEQAIDETSEKAKKGMITMLVMTGLLIACFSPVFSSYRSDEAKQLTELKGDLEQLTIGEDNKPIKNLTASQIETKKEIEVGIKKIQEPLEKYRMVWLSAGLLCVLGGILFANRSAKKNESGWGALKYPQLSLGMLAIFVYVGVEVAVGSNLSELLKQPAFGGYESSETTPFIAMYWGSLMIGRWSGSINAFNLSQQTKLILKFIVPLIALGVSLTVSIVSGYEVKALYWYFICVLIQIAASYLTQDKPARSLALFGSLGFICILIGLSTTGIVSIYSFLSAGLFCSTMWSCIFSLSLAGLGKHQAQGSGFLVMMILGGGLIPPIQGKLSDIIGIQPSFIVGAVCFAYITFFAIFVNKLLKKQGISLDESSSSH; via the coding sequence ATGCAAACTACAAAAACAAACTACGGAGCACTTTCCACATTGACCACTGTTTTCTTCTTTTGGGGATTCATAGCCGCTGGGAACAATATTTTCATTCCATTTTGTAAGCACTATTTCAATCTAGACCAATTTCAAAGTCAACTCATCGATTTTGCGTTCTACGGAGCTTATTATTTGGGAGCACTTGGTTTATTTGTTTTCAGTACAGTTACCGGAAGAGATTTGGTTTCCACATGGGGCTATAAAAAAAGTATTGTTCAAGGATTACTTTTCTCTGCTTTAGGTGCTGCGATGATGATCATCTCTGTGTACCTGAATGTCTTTGCAGCTATGTTATTTGGTTTATTCATTGTCGCATTGGGCTTTTCACTGCAACAAACTTCGGCTAATCCATTCATGATCTCATTGGGAGACGAAAAAACAGGAAGCAACCGAATTAATTTGGGAGGAGCAATCAACAGTTTAGGGACCAACATAGGGCCAATTATCGTTTCAATCGCACTTTTCAGCACCACCGCTGCAATACGTGATGAAGAAATTCAGGCTCTCGGATTAAGCAAAGTAGTTGTATTGTACGCCTGCGTTGGCTGTTTATTTCTTGGAATTGCAGCATTATTTGCTTTTTCTAAAAAGTTACCTAGTGGAAAATTAGAACAAGCAATTGATGAAACCTCCGAAAAAGCAAAGAAAGGAATGATTACCATGTTAGTCATGACTGGTTTACTAATTGCCTGTTTTTCACCCGTATTTAGTAGCTATCGTTCTGATGAAGCAAAACAATTAACGGAATTAAAAGGTGATTTGGAACAATTGACGATTGGCGAAGACAACAAACCAATCAAAAATTTGACAGCATCTCAAATTGAAACGAAAAAGGAAATTGAGGTAGGAATCAAAAAAATTCAAGAACCCCTTGAGAAATATAGAATGGTTTGGCTCTCAGCAGGACTACTTTGTGTACTTGGCGGTATTTTATTTGCTAACCGATCTGCAAAAAAGAATGAAAGTGGCTGGGGAGCATTGAAATATCCACAGCTAAGTTTGGGAATGTTGGCAATTTTCGTTTATGTCGGTGTTGAGGTTGCTGTTGGAAGTAACCTAAGTGAATTATTAAAACAACCTGCCTTTGGAGGATACGAATCCTCTGAAACCACTCCATTTATTGCCATGTATTGGGGAAGTTTAATGATTGGTCGTTGGTCTGGCTCAATCAATGCCTTCAACTTGTCTCAACAAACCAAATTGATTCTGAAATTTATCGTTCCACTTATCGCTTTAGGAGTAAGTTTAACGGTTTCTATTGTTTCAGGATATGAAGTGAAGGCGCTTTATTGGTACTTTATCTGTGTCTTGATTCAAATCGCAGCTTCCTATTTAACTCAAGACAAACCTGCTCGTTCACTTGCACTTTTCGGAAGTCTCGGATTCATCTGTATTCTTATCGGTTTAAGTACAACTGGAATTGTTTCCATCTATTCCTTCTTAAGTGCTGGGCTTTTCTGTTCTACCATGTGGTCGTGTATTTTCTCTCTTTCTCTAGCAGGATTAGGGAAACATCAAGCTCAAGGTTCTGGATTTTTAGTCATGATGATCTTAGGAGGGGGATTAATTCCTCCCATTCAAGGAAAATTATCCGATATCATCGGAATTCAGCCTTCTTTTATTGTTGGTGCCGTTTGTTTTGCATACATCACTTTCTTTGCAATATTCGTCAATAAGTTGCTCAAAAAACAAGGTATTTCCCTAGACGAATCTTCTTCTTCACACTAA